From a region of the Acidicapsa acidisoli genome:
- a CDS encoding SH3 domain-containing protein, with amino-acid sequence MPTRRLSLAPLWLLLPAALLAGCSRFHHEQHEFVYVSARQVYLHDRVAAVSNRTALVTNGEALEVVEKGKRFVKVRTPKGEIGWLEDHAIIDDKLYAQFQDLSKKHAEDPVVANGELRDDLYMHVLPGRETPHFLLISGNAKVQLLERGTVAKAPAPGTAPPAKPAVKVKTPAAASSTASTTETEPATPPTPMPVPMEDWWLVRDSAGHTGWLLANRVDVDVPDEVGQYAEGQRMVAAYPIAKVVDDGSGRELRKDGKPGKMPRKSHPSAASAAKSNSSTDTISDASDATTPPVSKEITEFVTVLSPPRGGLPYDFDQIRVFTWSLNHHRYETAYRLHGIQGYLPVKISQETVNGVAEPVFSFAIANGPDVSVDPETGITRPVSPRTLAFRLEGNMVKRTGSDQAPIVLTHDQDEAAKAKAAAKRKKR; translated from the coding sequence GTGCCCACGCGTCGTCTATCTTTAGCTCCCCTGTGGCTGCTGCTGCCTGCGGCGCTTCTCGCGGGCTGCTCGCGCTTTCATCACGAACAACACGAATTCGTCTACGTCTCCGCGCGTCAGGTCTATCTTCACGACCGCGTCGCAGCCGTCTCGAACCGCACGGCACTGGTGACGAACGGCGAAGCGCTCGAAGTGGTGGAAAAGGGTAAACGCTTCGTCAAGGTGCGAACACCCAAAGGCGAGATCGGCTGGCTCGAAGATCACGCCATCATCGACGACAAACTCTACGCGCAGTTTCAGGATCTCTCTAAGAAGCACGCAGAAGACCCCGTCGTCGCCAACGGAGAGCTTCGCGACGACTTATATATGCATGTGCTCCCAGGCCGCGAGACCCCGCATTTCCTGCTCATCTCAGGCAATGCGAAGGTACAGTTGCTGGAGCGCGGGACAGTAGCCAAAGCGCCCGCTCCCGGCACAGCTCCTCCAGCGAAGCCCGCAGTAAAGGTCAAGACCCCGGCAGCCGCTTCCTCAACCGCTTCGACGACCGAAACAGAACCCGCAACGCCTCCCACGCCAATGCCAGTGCCAATGGAGGATTGGTGGCTGGTGCGCGACAGCGCCGGACATACCGGCTGGCTGCTGGCCAACCGCGTCGATGTGGACGTTCCCGACGAAGTAGGCCAATACGCCGAGGGCCAGCGAATGGTCGCAGCCTATCCAATCGCCAAAGTAGTCGACGACGGATCAGGCCGTGAACTTCGGAAGGACGGCAAACCTGGGAAAATGCCCCGAAAATCCCACCCCAGCGCTGCCTCTGCTGCAAAAAGCAACTCCAGCACAGATACGATCAGCGACGCAAGCGACGCTACGACCCCTCCGGTCAGCAAAGAGATCACTGAATTCGTGACTGTCCTGTCGCCACCGCGTGGCGGCCTGCCCTACGACTTCGACCAGATCCGCGTGTTCACCTGGAGCCTGAATCATCACCGTTATGAGACGGCCTATCGTCTACACGGCATTCAAGGTTATCTTCCGGTGAAGATTTCTCAGGAGACCGTGAACGGAGTAGCGGAGCCGGTCTTCTCTTTCGCGATTGCGAACGGTCCCGACGTCAGTGTCGATCCGGAAACGGGCATCACCCGGCCGGTGTCACCGCGAACCCTGGCCTTCCGCCTGGAAGGAAATATGGTCAAGCGAACCGGCTCCGACCAGGCCCCGATCGTCCTGACCCACGATCAGGATGAAGCCGCAAAGGCCAAAGCCGCAGCCAAGAGGAAGAAACGATAA
- the hflX gene encoding GTPase HflX, whose translation MLVGVEISSRSAVRRPGADSARAAALAASGADSEDETGQLPFGQAPLLTAGPLSGISTELSADASLVEFRELVESAGALVIAQVLQRRSRPDPATLIGAGKVEEIAGIAAANHADLVVFDHDLTPTQLRNLEGLLPCLVLDRTQLILDIFARHARTREGQLQVELAQLEYMLPRLTGRGKAMSQLGGGIGTRGPGETQLETDRRRIQRRLVHLRGELDSVRKIRRQQRQRREAVPVPTVALVGYTNAGKSTLFNRLTGAGVLASSRMFATLDPKLRALELPSRRRILLSDTVGFIRNLPHTLVTSFRATLEEVERAEVLLHVRDASSAYGEEQKVQVEKVLGELEVLDKPRIEVLNKIDLLTPDERAGLGSRGMVAVSARTGEGLDGLSGLLEAIDEALVADPLVEAELVVPQSDGATLAAIEAGMVIHSRAFDDERVHLSVRGPASLVGRVKQGLGNRD comes from the coding sequence GTGCTGGTTGGGGTGGAGATTTCCAGCCGAAGTGCGGTTCGCCGTCCCGGTGCAGACAGCGCGCGGGCTGCCGCGCTAGCCGCATCCGGCGCGGACTCCGAGGACGAGACCGGGCAGCTTCCATTCGGGCAGGCCCCATTGTTGACTGCCGGGCCGCTTTCGGGAATTTCGACCGAGTTGAGCGCCGACGCTTCCTTGGTGGAGTTTCGCGAGCTGGTGGAAAGTGCCGGCGCACTGGTGATTGCCCAGGTGTTGCAGCGGCGCAGCCGGCCCGACCCGGCAACCCTGATTGGCGCGGGCAAAGTCGAGGAGATTGCCGGCATTGCGGCGGCAAATCACGCCGATCTGGTGGTCTTCGATCACGACCTGACGCCGACGCAATTGCGAAACCTCGAAGGCCTATTGCCATGCCTGGTGCTGGATCGGACGCAGTTGATTCTGGACATTTTTGCCCGCCATGCACGGACTCGCGAGGGCCAATTGCAGGTGGAGTTGGCGCAATTGGAATACATGTTGCCGCGCCTGACTGGCCGGGGCAAGGCGATGTCCCAGTTGGGGGGCGGCATCGGCACACGCGGCCCCGGCGAAACGCAGTTAGAAACCGACCGGCGCAGGATTCAGCGGCGGCTCGTGCATCTGCGAGGCGAACTGGACTCGGTGCGCAAGATCCGGCGGCAGCAACGGCAGAGGCGTGAGGCGGTTCCGGTGCCGACTGTAGCTCTGGTGGGCTACACAAATGCTGGCAAGAGCACGCTGTTCAACCGGCTGACGGGGGCTGGAGTGCTCGCTTCGTCGCGCATGTTCGCTACGCTGGACCCCAAGCTACGAGCGTTGGAGTTACCCAGCCGCCGCCGCATTCTGCTCTCGGATACCGTAGGATTCATCCGCAATCTGCCGCACACTTTGGTAACCAGCTTCCGCGCGACGCTCGAAGAAGTCGAGCGGGCCGAGGTGCTACTGCATGTACGGGATGCTTCCTCTGCGTATGGCGAGGAGCAAAAGGTACAGGTCGAAAAGGTTCTCGGCGAGCTGGAAGTGCTGGATAAACCGCGCATCGAGGTCTTGAACAAGATCGATCTGCTGACGCCGGACGAGCGCGCCGGGCTGGGTTCAAGAGGCATGGTTGCGGTCTCTGCTCGGACCGGTGAGGGCTTAGACGGGCTGAGTGGGCTGCTTGAGGCGATTGACGAGGCGCTGGTCGCGGACCCGCTGGTGGAGGCTGAGTTGGTGGTGCCGCAGTCGGATGGCGCGACGCTCGCTGCGATTGAAGCGGGAATGGTGATTCATAGCAGGGCATTTGACGACGAACGAGTCCATCTTTCGGTGCGCGGCCCGGCTTCCCTGGTGGGACGGGTGAAGCAAGGACTTGGAAACAGGGATTGA
- the atpA gene encoding F0F1 ATP synthase subunit alpha translates to MAQIKADEISQILREQIANYDSKVRVDEVGTIISLGDGIARLHGLDKAMAGELLSFPHGIAGLAMSLEEDQVGSVLLGDYTELSEGDEVKRTGKILSVPVGEAMIGRVVNALGAPIDGKGPIATTATLPVERLAPGIIDREPVREPMATGIKAIDSMIPIGRGQRELIIGDRQTGKTAVVLDTIINNAKNNLICIYCAIGQKRSSIAQVVQTLTEAGAMGHTIIVAASASEPAPLLYLAPYAATAIGEFFRDSGRHALVIYDDLSKHAMAYREISLLLRRPPGREAYPGDVFYLHSRLLERSAKLSAKNGGGSLTALPIVETQAGDVSAYIPTNVISITDGQIFLETDLFNSGIRPAVNVGLSVSRVGFSAAIKATKQVGSTLKLDLAQYRELAAFAQFGSDLDPLTQKQLSRGQRLTELLKQPQFDPLTWQQQVAILFAGTQGYLDPLQVSEIRAFEDGLYSYLTSAQSALMDDLTKKKQLDDDIKNRLHEALKEYSANFKANQEAAAKA, encoded by the coding sequence ATGGCTCAGATTAAGGCAGACGAGATTTCGCAGATTCTTCGCGAGCAAATCGCGAATTACGACTCGAAGGTCCGGGTCGATGAAGTTGGCACCATCATCTCCCTCGGCGATGGCATTGCGCGCCTTCACGGTCTGGACAAGGCCATGGCGGGTGAACTGCTCTCGTTTCCCCATGGCATTGCAGGCCTGGCAATGAGCCTCGAAGAGGACCAGGTTGGCTCCGTGCTTCTGGGCGACTACACCGAACTGAGCGAGGGTGACGAGGTCAAGCGGACCGGGAAGATTCTGAGTGTCCCTGTCGGCGAGGCAATGATCGGCCGCGTAGTTAATGCGCTCGGAGCGCCCATCGACGGCAAGGGACCGATTGCGACGACGGCGACGCTGCCCGTTGAGCGCCTCGCTCCCGGAATCATCGACCGCGAACCGGTGCGGGAACCGATGGCGACGGGCATCAAAGCCATTGACTCGATGATTCCCATCGGCCGCGGACAGCGCGAGCTGATCATTGGCGACCGCCAGACCGGCAAGACGGCCGTGGTGCTGGATACGATCATCAACAACGCCAAGAACAACCTGATCTGCATCTATTGCGCGATCGGGCAGAAGCGGTCTTCGATTGCCCAGGTTGTCCAGACGCTGACCGAGGCCGGCGCCATGGGCCACACGATCATCGTCGCTGCTTCGGCTTCTGAGCCTGCGCCGCTCCTGTATCTCGCGCCTTACGCGGCGACCGCGATTGGCGAGTTCTTCCGCGATTCGGGCCGTCATGCGCTGGTGATCTACGACGATCTGTCCAAGCACGCCATGGCGTACCGCGAGATTTCTCTGCTTCTGCGCCGTCCTCCAGGCCGCGAAGCGTATCCGGGCGACGTCTTCTACCTGCACTCGCGTCTGCTCGAGCGTTCGGCGAAGCTGAGCGCCAAGAACGGCGGCGGATCATTGACCGCTCTCCCGATCGTCGAGACCCAGGCCGGCGACGTTTCCGCGTACATTCCGACCAACGTGATTTCGATTACGGATGGTCAAATCTTCCTTGAAACCGATCTCTTCAACTCGGGTATTCGTCCCGCCGTCAACGTGGGCCTCTCGGTAAGCCGCGTCGGATTCTCGGCTGCTATCAAGGCGACCAAGCAGGTTGGATCGACGCTGAAGCTGGATCTGGCGCAGTACCGCGAACTGGCTGCCTTTGCACAGTTCGGATCGGACCTCGATCCGCTGACGCAGAAGCAGTTGAGCCGCGGCCAACGGCTGACGGAATTGCTCAAGCAACCGCAGTTTGACCCGTTGACCTGGCAGCAGCAAGTCGCGATTCTCTTTGCCGGCACGCAGGGATATCTTGATCCGCTGCAGGTTTCAGAGATTCGGGCTTTTGAGGACGGTCTGTACAGCTATCTCACCTCGGCGCAGAGTGCCTTGATGGATGACTTGACCAAGAAGAAGCAGCTGGACGATGACATCAAGAACCGGCTGCACGAGGCGCTGAAGGAATACTCGGCGAACTTCAAGGCCAATCAGGAAGCTGCGGCGAAGGCATAA
- a CDS encoding F0F1 ATP synthase subunit gamma, which produces MASVLDLRRRIRSVKSTRQITKAMKMVSAARLRRAQARAMAARPYVQMITSVLVSLIRRIEIIDSVTGNLRHPLFATRPEKKILLIVVSGDRGFAGAFNSNILKASFQFLEANKDQEFDLEAIGRKATDQFRRRYPAAVVTEEQVEGEMGSTITKRHRERKKQIEVIGDHVGMLEKLTAGGVFELARDVVSRYVHEEIDACYVIYNEFKSVIQQRVVVERLLPLIEIGKHEITSAIEPTAEERERAAEAAVSAGVPLSPEDTAEADTEAKKFGTAGVDYIYEQPAEELFNGLLPQYVSAMLFHALAESVAAEHAARMTAMDSATNNATDMIDSYTLQMNRLRQAAITKEIIEIVSGAAAV; this is translated from the coding sequence ATGGCAAGTGTACTCGATCTAAGGCGACGCATCCGCAGCGTGAAGAGCACGCGGCAGATTACCAAGGCCATGAAAATGGTCTCGGCTGCCCGTCTGCGTCGCGCGCAGGCCAGGGCAATGGCGGCGCGGCCCTATGTGCAAATGATCACCAGCGTACTGGTGTCGCTGATTCGCCGTATCGAGATCATCGATTCAGTGACGGGAAATCTGCGTCATCCGCTCTTTGCCACGCGGCCGGAGAAGAAAATCCTGCTGATTGTGGTCAGCGGCGACCGTGGATTTGCAGGGGCATTCAACAGCAACATCCTCAAAGCCAGCTTCCAGTTTCTGGAGGCGAACAAAGACCAGGAGTTCGATCTCGAGGCGATAGGACGCAAGGCTACGGACCAATTCCGCCGGCGCTACCCGGCTGCTGTGGTTACTGAAGAGCAGGTGGAAGGCGAAATGGGCTCGACGATTACCAAGCGGCATCGCGAGCGCAAGAAGCAGATCGAGGTAATCGGCGATCACGTTGGAATGCTGGAAAAACTGACTGCCGGAGGTGTGTTCGAACTGGCTCGTGACGTGGTTTCGCGCTACGTGCATGAAGAGATTGACGCCTGCTACGTGATCTACAACGAGTTCAAGTCGGTGATTCAACAGCGCGTGGTTGTGGAGCGCCTGCTGCCGTTGATCGAGATCGGCAAGCACGAGATTACCAGTGCGATTGAGCCTACGGCCGAGGAGCGGGAACGCGCTGCGGAAGCTGCAGTTTCCGCTGGAGTTCCGCTGAGCCCGGAGGATACAGCGGAAGCTGACACAGAGGCGAAGAAGTTCGGTACGGCTGGTGTGGACTACATCTATGAGCAGCCCGCCGAAGAGCTGTTCAACGGGCTCCTGCCGCAATATGTTTCGGCAATGCTTTTTCACGCGCTGGCGGAGTCGGTGGCTGCCGAGCACGCAGCGCGAATGACGGCGATGGATTCGGCGACGAACAACGCAACCGACATGATTGACAGCTACACCTTGCAGATGAACCGGCTGCGTCAGGCGGCGATTACCAAGGAAATCATCGAGATTGTCAGCGGCGCGGCAGCGGTTTAG
- a CDS encoding ATP synthase F0 subunit B, whose product MILRKLSPRSVSGSIFLAVLIFGVSLSPLTLTAQASDSTAPTQPVPSASDSPFKDAHKEVKKSEADETQEYRHSASVQALAKLLHMDVDTAATGFEYINFAVILLAIGIPLFRILPKAMRERSEKLSKDLETARTATADANARMSAVEAQLAGLDAEIAAIRKRLEEEMREDEARIKASISEESARIVASAEQEIQVAAAQARHGLKEYAADLAIDRALSQLTLTEDTDRALIAEFARDSKASAGGQN is encoded by the coding sequence TTGATTCTTCGCAAGTTATCTCCTCGCAGTGTGAGCGGCTCGATCTTTTTGGCGGTGCTCATTTTTGGAGTCTCCCTCTCACCTTTGACCCTCACGGCGCAGGCCTCTGACTCAACGGCGCCGACGCAGCCTGTTCCCTCCGCGTCCGATTCGCCGTTCAAAGACGCCCATAAGGAAGTCAAAAAATCCGAGGCGGACGAGACCCAGGAATACCGCCATTCGGCTTCGGTGCAGGCGCTCGCAAAGCTGCTTCATATGGATGTAGATACTGCGGCTACGGGCTTTGAATACATCAACTTTGCGGTCATTCTGCTCGCCATCGGCATTCCCCTGTTTCGGATTCTGCCCAAGGCCATGCGAGAGCGTTCCGAAAAGCTGAGCAAGGACTTGGAGACGGCTCGGACGGCCACGGCAGACGCCAATGCTCGGATGAGCGCCGTTGAGGCCCAACTGGCCGGGCTGGACGCGGAGATTGCCGCGATTCGTAAGCGGCTAGAGGAAGAGATGCGCGAGGATGAGGCGCGGATCAAGGCCTCGATCAGCGAGGAAAGCGCGCGGATTGTCGCCTCGGCTGAGCAGGAGATTCAGGTTGCCGCAGCCCAGGCGCGACACGGTCTGAAGGAATACGCCGCCGATCTGGCGATTGACCGGGCGCTGAGTCAGTTGACGCTAACTGAGGATACCGATAGGGCGCTCATCGCCGAGTTTGCGCGAGATAGCAAAGCCAGCGCGGGAGGGCAAAACTGA
- a CDS encoding DegT/DnrJ/EryC1/StrS family aminotransferase, which translates to MANSETSVANPAAIPHSAPTPGQMPIPMLDLSRQYTPIREEVLAALAEVVDRQQFILGQPVAAFERAAAQALGVAEATGCSSGTDALWLALAAAEIGPGSAVITTPFSFFASVSSIVRAGATPVLADIDPVTFNLDAAGVERILQSAQPVPVRALLPVHLYGQCVAWNEFARIGKDYSLTLVEDAAQAWGARYNGISAGALGDIAAFSFYPTKNLNAAGDAGLVTTTRPELAERVRMLRQHGMRQRYHHDEIGWNARMDGFQGAVLQVNLRHIPERNALRREAAMRYHRLFEAAGLAESGIYPNHSVVLPKEVEPNHHIWHQYVIRTVRRDALRQHLTAQQIGSEIYYPVPLHRQKALEFLGYKEGSFPEAERAANEVLALPIFPEIRLDEQERVVGAIAEFLS; encoded by the coding sequence GTGGCAAATTCAGAAACATCCGTAGCCAATCCAGCAGCGATTCCGCATTCCGCTCCGACGCCTGGTCAGATGCCTATTCCGATGCTTGACCTGTCGCGCCAGTACACTCCCATTCGTGAAGAAGTCTTGGCCGCGTTGGCGGAAGTGGTCGACCGGCAGCAGTTCATTCTGGGCCAGCCAGTGGCAGCATTCGAGCGTGCCGCAGCGCAGGCTCTTGGCGTAGCAGAAGCGACGGGCTGCTCCTCTGGCACGGACGCGCTTTGGCTGGCGCTGGCTGCCGCGGAGATCGGCCCGGGATCGGCTGTCATCACCACGCCGTTCAGCTTCTTCGCCTCGGTCAGTTCAATCGTGCGCGCGGGAGCTACACCGGTTCTCGCCGATATTGACCCGGTTACGTTCAACCTCGATGCGGCGGGGGTTGAAAGGATTCTTCAATCGGCGCAGCCAGTGCCGGTGCGGGCGCTGCTGCCGGTGCACCTCTATGGCCAATGCGTCGCCTGGAATGAGTTTGCGCGCATAGGCAAGGATTACTCGCTCACCTTGGTCGAAGACGCGGCGCAGGCCTGGGGTGCGCGATATAACGGCATATCCGCCGGGGCTCTTGGCGATATAGCCGCATTCAGTTTCTACCCGACGAAGAATCTCAATGCCGCTGGCGATGCGGGGCTCGTCACGACAACACGCCCTGAGCTTGCTGAGCGCGTGAGGATGCTGCGCCAGCACGGTATGCGCCAGCGTTATCACCACGACGAAATCGGCTGGAATGCCCGCATGGACGGCTTCCAGGGTGCTGTGCTGCAGGTGAATCTGCGCCATATTCCTGAGCGCAATGCGCTTCGCCGCGAAGCCGCCATGCGCTACCACCGGCTCTTCGAGGCTGCAGGGCTCGCGGAGAGCGGTATTTACCCGAATCACAGTGTTGTTCTGCCCAAGGAAGTTGAGCCTAACCACCATATCTGGCACCAGTATGTGATTCGCACGGTTCGGCGCGATGCTTTGCGCCAACACCTTACTGCTCAGCAGATTGGGAGTGAGATCTATTATCCGGTCCCGCTGCATAGGCAGAAGGCGCTGGAATTTCTGGGTTACAAAGAAGGCAGCTTTCCGGAGGCAGAGCGGGCGGCAAATGAGGTTCTGGCGCTGCCGATCTTCCCGGAAATTCGGCTGGATGAGCAGGAGCGGGTGGTTGGTGCGATTGCGGAATTCCTCAGTTAG
- the hfq gene encoding RNA chaperone Hfq yields MENKPAQNIQDTFLNTVRKDKTPITIYLVSGVKLTGKIRSFDKYSVLLENNSQEQLIFKHAISTVVSNRSVMHAPDFRPAGQAASGPATPGAGPASPPASNPASNPLLSHP; encoded by the coding sequence ATGGAGAACAAGCCGGCACAAAACATTCAGGACACATTCCTGAACACGGTCCGCAAGGATAAAACCCCCATCACCATCTATCTGGTCAGCGGCGTTAAGTTGACTGGGAAGATTCGGTCGTTCGACAAGTATTCGGTGCTGCTGGAAAACAACAGCCAGGAGCAACTGATCTTCAAGCATGCAATCTCGACGGTTGTCAGCAACCGGAGCGTCATGCACGCGCCCGATTTCAGGCCCGCTGGGCAAGCCGCCAGTGGACCGGCCACGCCGGGAGCGGGTCCTGCGTCACCTCCCGCGAGCAATCCCGCAAGCAATCCTTTGCTGAGCCATCCGTAG
- the atpD gene encoding F0F1 ATP synthase subunit beta — MAKNIGKVIQVSGPAVDVQFEEVHMPPIYQALRVTSEGFTVPGPIDVILEVQQHLGEGRVRTVAMTATDGMVRGMNAEDLGSQITMPVGRETLGRVLNVVGEPVDELGPVGEKQRKPIHHPAPSFEEQSTREEMFETGIKVIDLIQPFLKGGKIGLFGGAGVGKTVIIQELINNVATKHGGYSVFAGVGERTREGNDLWLEMSESGVIKPGDPANSKAALIYGQMTEPPGARLRVALSALTVAEHFRDEEGADTLLFIDNIFRFTQAGSEVSTLLGRMPSAVGYQPNLATEMGELQERITSTKKGSVTSVQAVYVPADDLTDPAPATTFAHLDATTVLSRPLSELGIYPAVDPLASSSRILSARVVGQEHYDVAQGVKRILQRYKDLQDIIAILGIDELSDDDKITVARARKVQKFLSQPFHVAEQFTGISGRYCKIADTVRSFKEIIEGKHDDVPEQAFYMKGTIEEVLETAEKMKATA; from the coding sequence ATGGCGAAGAATATTGGCAAGGTAATTCAGGTTTCCGGTCCCGCAGTGGACGTGCAGTTTGAAGAGGTGCACATGCCGCCTATTTATCAGGCGCTGCGCGTGACCAGTGAAGGCTTCACCGTCCCCGGGCCGATCGATGTGATCCTCGAGGTGCAGCAGCACCTTGGCGAGGGCCGGGTGCGTACCGTGGCCATGACGGCCACCGACGGCATGGTTCGCGGTATGAATGCAGAAGATCTGGGCTCGCAGATCACCATGCCGGTGGGCCGCGAGACTCTGGGCCGCGTGCTCAACGTCGTTGGCGAGCCGGTGGACGAGCTTGGCCCTGTTGGCGAAAAGCAGCGCAAGCCGATTCATCACCCCGCGCCGTCGTTCGAAGAGCAATCGACGCGCGAGGAGATGTTCGAAACGGGCATCAAGGTCATCGATCTGATCCAGCCGTTTTTGAAGGGCGGCAAGATCGGCCTCTTCGGTGGCGCGGGTGTGGGTAAGACGGTCATCATTCAAGAGCTGATCAACAATGTCGCGACCAAGCACGGCGGTTACTCGGTCTTTGCCGGCGTGGGCGAGCGTACCCGTGAGGGCAACGATCTCTGGCTTGAAATGAGCGAGTCGGGCGTGATCAAGCCGGGCGATCCGGCCAATTCCAAGGCCGCCTTGATTTACGGCCAGATGACCGAGCCGCCAGGAGCCCGTCTGCGCGTGGCGCTGAGCGCGTTGACCGTCGCCGAGCACTTCCGTGACGAAGAAGGCGCGGACACGCTGCTCTTCATCGACAACATCTTCCGTTTCACGCAGGCCGGTTCCGAGGTTTCGACGCTACTGGGCCGTATGCCGTCCGCTGTGGGATACCAGCCGAACCTTGCCACGGAAATGGGCGAGCTGCAGGAGCGCATCACTTCGACCAAGAAGGGTTCCGTCACCTCGGTGCAGGCCGTTTACGTGCCCGCCGACGACTTGACCGATCCCGCGCCGGCCACGACCTTTGCCCACCTCGACGCCACGACGGTTTTGAGCCGGCCGCTTTCCGAGCTTGGCATCTATCCCGCCGTCGATCCTCTCGCTTCGAGTTCGCGTATTTTGAGCGCGCGTGTGGTCGGGCAGGAGCACTATGATGTGGCGCAGGGCGTCAAACGCATCCTGCAGCGCTACAAGGACTTGCAGGATATCATCGCCATCCTCGGCATCGACGAGTTGAGCGACGACGACAAGATCACCGTTGCACGCGCCCGCAAGGTCCAGAAGTTCCTTTCGCAGCCCTTCCACGTGGCCGAACAGTTCACCGGAATCTCCGGACGTTATTGCAAGATCGCGGATACCGTTCGCTCCTTCAAGGAAATCATCGAAGGCAAGCACGACGATGTGCCGGAACAGGCCTTCTACATGAAGGGCACGATTGAAGAAGTGCTCGAAACCGCCGAGAAGATGAAGGCGACGGCTTAA
- the atpH gene encoding ATP synthase F1 subunit delta: MAAFVSRYAQAFADVVAQFHLGADSVDQQLRDFLAAWDASGDLREVFEDPSVPAVQKIAVLDGMKSKLGLAPQVRNLLAVLIDHDRIGAVHEVVAEYHAELQRRLGVHQAEVTTARELNAEDKAALLAHVAELTQGRVDATFKLDPSILGGVVVRIGSKVYDGSVLGRVERLKEELAS; the protein is encoded by the coding sequence ATGGCTGCTTTTGTTTCCCGCTATGCGCAGGCTTTCGCCGATGTGGTGGCGCAGTTTCATCTTGGCGCGGACTCCGTTGACCAGCAGTTGCGGGATTTTCTGGCCGCATGGGACGCAAGCGGTGACTTGCGTGAGGTCTTCGAGGATCCGTCGGTTCCGGCGGTGCAGAAGATTGCAGTGCTCGACGGAATGAAGTCGAAGCTTGGGCTTGCTCCGCAGGTGCGGAATCTGCTCGCGGTGCTCATCGATCACGACCGGATCGGCGCGGTGCATGAGGTGGTTGCCGAGTACCACGCGGAACTGCAGCGGCGATTGGGTGTGCACCAGGCGGAGGTCACGACAGCCCGCGAATTGAACGCGGAGGACAAGGCCGCGCTGCTGGCGCATGTTGCCGAACTGACCCAGGGACGTGTAGACGCAACATTCAAGCTCGATCCGTCGATTCTGGGCGGCGTCGTGGTTCGAATCGGCTCGAAAGTCTATGACGGCTCGGTGCTGGGACGGGTAGAGCGATTGAAGGAAGAACTCGCCAGTTAA
- a CDS encoding F0F1 ATP synthase subunit B family protein: protein MKCAKTDGQAFHTNMQETIRQLGDLLLSSLPTLFLFIVLVLAYQFLVQGPLSRTLRERRARTAGAIEEANKAIAAAEAKAADYAAKLRQARAEVFRVREQRLHQWAQERDSALDAARKSALQQVLDARTGLEAEAAAARKALLAGIDQLAEQVIRAVLPATAGGSR, encoded by the coding sequence GTGAAATGCGCAAAAACCGATGGGCAGGCGTTCCATACCAACATGCAAGAAACCATTCGACAACTCGGCGATCTTCTGCTCTCATCCCTGCCGACTCTGTTCCTTTTTATCGTTCTCGTGCTGGCCTACCAGTTTCTGGTTCAAGGGCCATTGAGCCGCACTTTGAGAGAGCGTCGTGCGCGCACTGCGGGTGCAATTGAAGAAGCGAACAAGGCGATTGCCGCGGCGGAAGCCAAAGCCGCCGATTACGCCGCCAAGTTACGCCAGGCTCGCGCCGAGGTCTTCCGCGTGCGAGAACAGCGTCTACACCAATGGGCGCAGGAGCGAGATTCTGCGCTTGACGCAGCGCGCAAATCGGCGCTTCAGCAGGTGCTCGATGCCAGAACTGGATTGGAGGCCGAAGCCGCCGCTGCTCGCAAGGCATTGCTGGCCGGGATCGACCAGTTGGCTGAACAGGTGATACGTGCCGTGTTGCCGGCGACTGCCGGGGGTTCCCGTTGA
- the atpC gene encoding ATP synthase F1 subunit epsilon produces MAEESNKIRVRLVTPERILFEELADAVELPAKNGYMEVLYGHAPLLAELGAGDVTLHGVSGGAANLGDGTRYNVSWGFVEVLPDRVTILANDAQVPSAIDIPSAQRQLEHGHELWDKAGDSADAYADAERVINEAEAKLASAQAKE; encoded by the coding sequence ATGGCTGAGGAAAGCAACAAAATCCGGGTCAGGCTGGTAACGCCCGAGCGCATCCTTTTCGAGGAACTCGCTGACGCGGTCGAGCTTCCCGCGAAGAACGGCTACATGGAGGTGCTCTACGGGCACGCTCCTTTGCTGGCCGAACTCGGCGCGGGAGATGTGACGCTGCATGGCGTGTCCGGAGGTGCCGCAAATCTGGGCGATGGAACGCGCTACAACGTAAGCTGGGGCTTCGTCGAGGTGCTGCCGGATCGGGTGACGATTCTGGCTAATGATGCGCAGGTCCCTTCTGCAATCGATATTCCCAGCGCTCAGAGGCAGCTTGAACACGGTCATGAACTCTGGGATAAGGCTGGCGACAGCGCGGACGCTTATGCGGATGCCGAGCGCGTGATCAACGAGGCCGAGGCGAAGCTGGCCAGCGCACAGGCCAAGGAATAG